The Nitrospirota bacterium genome includes the window GCGACTCGGAGAAAACCGTCCGGGACCTGATCGCGCGCGAACACGCCCGCGGGATTCCGTCGCCGCGGATCGTGCTCGCGGGGTTCTCGCAGGGCGGGGCCATTGCGCTGCACACCGGGGTGCGGTATCCCGAACGCCTCGCCGGGATCATGGCGCTTTCCACCTATTTGCCGTTGGTCGAGTCGTTCGCGACCGAGGCGCACCCCGCCGGTCACGCCGTTCCCATCTTCATGGCCCACGGCACCGAGGACCCCATCATCCCCCTTGAACGCGGCCGGCAGTCCGCCGAGTTGCTCAAACGCGGCGGGGCCGACGTCCAGTGGCGGACCTACGAGATGGGACACTCGGTCTGCATCGAAGAAATCGGCGACATCGCGACCTGGCTGGTCGGCACGCTCACCGGACGTTAGCTACATCCACGCGTCGCCGGGTTTGAGCCCCCGACGGGCGGCCATTTCCCGACCGACCACGGCAATCGTGCCCTGGTCCAAGGTTCCGCCCGCAAGGGGAAACACGTCGTGGTCTTCGATCGCGATGTGGCGCTCATAGATCGCCCGGAGTTCCTGCAGCACGGCCACGAGACGCCGGACCTCGTTCGAAGGCAGCGACCCGTCGTCCATCCAGCGGTCGATGAGCGTATCGACCTCGACGTGCCCCCGATCAAGTACCACGTGATCCTCCACCAGCTCTTCGAGGGTCGCCAGCGCGGCGCGCACCCGCCTATCACGCGACGCGCGCATCCGGGGAAAGAGCGAGCGCTCTTCGTCCTCCTTGTGCAGCGGTGCTGCTTCGCGGAAATACCGCCCCGCGGCGAC containing:
- a CDS encoding alpha/beta fold hydrolase produces the protein MTLERTSLFHTPPIEVETGREPSAAVIWLHGLGADGHDFEPIVPELRLPGALAVRFIFPHAPHRPVSINNGYVMRAWYDIRTAEFVQREDEAGIRDSEKTVRDLIAREHARGIPSPRIVLAGFSQGGAIALHTGVRYPERLAGIMALSTYLPLVESFATEAHPAGHAVPIFMAHGTEDPIIPLERGRQSAELLKRGGADVQWRTYEMGHSVCIEEIGDIATWLVGTLTGR
- a CDS encoding hemerythrin domain-containing protein; amino-acid sequence: MPITIGKKPGSSFADPLGLLSDCHRRIEHFLGLLITVTAQARGGALTGEQRDALVAAGRYFREAAPLHKEDEERSLFPRMRASRDRRVRAALATLEELVEDHVVLDRGHVEVDTLIDRWMDDGSLPSNEVRRLVAVLQELRAIYERHIAIEDHDVFPLAGGTLDQGTIAVVGREMAARRGLKPGDAWM